A genomic window from Sphingobacterium spiritivorum includes:
- a CDS encoding DeoR/GlpR family DNA-binding transcription regulator has protein sequence MLKEERQAYIIHQINLHNKVLSSDLSVQLNVSEDTIRRDLNELAENGQVLKVYGGALSKSFQFPFQDGNVYAKESKKEIARKSISLIQNGMTVLVGGGTTVIELARIIPEDIQCTFFTISPLVALELAEKENIEVISIGGKLSRNTNIVTGAQVINELSEIKVDLCILGTNSLSIDDGITDSDWEVVQIKRAMIKCSHKVAILSIAEKLNSNQKMKVAPLRDVSFLVTDLTPDHPSLKEFAKTIKVI, from the coding sequence ATGTTAAAAGAAGAAAGACAAGCCTACATTATACACCAAATCAATCTTCACAATAAAGTTTTATCTTCGGATCTCAGTGTCCAGCTTAATGTTTCGGAAGATACTATCCGCCGGGATCTTAATGAGCTTGCTGAAAACGGACAGGTATTAAAGGTTTATGGTGGAGCACTCTCCAAGTCATTTCAATTCCCGTTTCAGGATGGAAATGTATATGCTAAAGAGTCTAAAAAAGAAATTGCCAGAAAATCAATATCACTCATCCAAAACGGCATGACGGTATTGGTCGGCGGTGGTACGACAGTTATAGAACTGGCACGGATCATCCCGGAAGACATACAATGTACCTTTTTCACTATCAGTCCTCTTGTCGCATTAGAACTGGCCGAAAAGGAAAACATAGAGGTAATCTCCATAGGAGGTAAACTTTCCCGTAATACGAACATTGTAACCGGAGCACAGGTAATTAATGAACTTTCTGAAATCAAAGTAGATCTTTGCATATTGGGTACAAACAGTCTTTCTATTGATGACGGGATTACAGATTCAGACTGGGAAGTTGTACAGATTAAACGTGCGATGATCAAATGCTCGCATAAAGTAGCTATATTAAGTATTGCGGAAAAACTGAACTCTAACCAGAAAATGAAGGTGGCTCCATTAAGAGACGTTTCATTCTTAGTAACAGATTTGACACCTGATCACCCATCTTTAAAGGAGTTCGCTAAAACGATAAAAGTAATTTAA
- a CDS encoding YebC/PmpR family DNA-binding transcriptional regulator, translating to MGRAFEFRKERKFKRWAKMAVQFTRLGKEIAIAVKEGGPHPETNSRLRTAIQNGKAVNMPKDRIEAAIKRASEKDAKGYEEYVYEGYGPHGVPILIETATDNTNRTVANIRSYFTKAGGTLGKTGSLDFIFNRKSIFRFDAQENLDVEELELELIDGGLEELYVEADEEGNDVVVVQTSFEDFGNMQRLLEEKGIEVKSAKLERIALSHSSISEEEAADVLKLIDKIEEDDDVQAVYHNMD from the coding sequence ATGGGAAGAGCTTTTGAATTCAGAAAAGAGCGCAAATTTAAACGCTGGGCAAAAATGGCTGTCCAATTTACACGTTTAGGAAAAGAAATCGCTATCGCAGTAAAAGAAGGTGGACCTCACCCCGAAACCAACTCTCGCCTGCGTACAGCAATCCAGAACGGTAAAGCCGTGAACATGCCTAAAGACCGTATCGAAGCGGCAATAAAACGTGCCTCAGAGAAAGATGCGAAAGGATATGAAGAATATGTATACGAAGGATATGGCCCGCACGGAGTGCCTATTCTTATCGAAACAGCAACTGATAACACCAACAGAACGGTAGCTAATATCCGCAGTTATTTTACAAAGGCCGGCGGTACATTAGGCAAGACAGGTTCTTTAGATTTTATTTTCAACAGAAAATCAATCTTCAGGTTTGATGCTCAGGAAAATCTGGATGTAGAAGAATTAGAACTGGAACTTATCGACGGAGGTCTGGAAGAGCTATATGTAGAAGCAGATGAAGAAGGAAACGATGTTGTAGTAGTACAAACTTCATTCGAAGATTTTGGAAATATGCAACGTCTTTTAGAAGAAAAAGGCATAGAAGTGAAATCTGCAAAATTAGAACGCATTGCACTATCCCATTCCAGCATTTCTGAGGAAGAAGCAGCTGATGTTCTTAAACTTATTGATAAAATTGAAGAAGATGACGATGTACAGGCTGTATATCACAATATGGACTAA
- a CDS encoding NAD-dependent epimerase/dehydratase family protein: MSIFVSMKERVIIIGANGQIGTELALALRQKFGYENVITSDIREPKSLAENEIFEIINVLDKEALKALFDKYKPTQIYHLAAMLSATGEQYPQKAWDLNMNGLLHVLDLSLEFKVKRVFWPSSIAVFGPHSPKQDTPQYCTMDPNSIYGISKLAGERLCEYYHAKYGLDVRSIRYPGIISWKTEPGGGTTDYAVHIFFEALRNGTYDCFLSENTALPMLYMDDAIRGTLELMEAPEEQLTIRSSYNLAGISFTPKMIAEEIKKILPNFTITYSDNDPRQAIADSWPASIDDSYAQKDWEWKPKFDLTEMTADMIQNLKNK; this comes from the coding sequence ATGAGTATCTTTGTTTCGATGAAAGAGCGCGTAATTATTATAGGTGCAAACGGTCAGATCGGAACCGAATTAGCATTGGCCTTAAGACAAAAATTTGGATATGAAAATGTCATCACATCAGACATTCGTGAACCAAAATCCTTAGCCGAAAATGAGATTTTTGAAATCATTAACGTATTAGACAAAGAAGCTTTAAAAGCGCTTTTTGATAAATATAAACCTACTCAGATTTATCACCTTGCAGCCATGTTGTCTGCTACCGGTGAGCAATACCCGCAAAAAGCCTGGGATCTCAACATGAATGGTTTACTTCATGTACTGGATTTATCACTGGAGTTTAAAGTAAAACGTGTATTCTGGCCAAGCTCAATCGCTGTATTCGGACCCCATTCTCCAAAGCAGGATACTCCGCAATACTGCACGATGGATCCAAACAGTATCTATGGCATCAGTAAACTGGCAGGAGAGCGCCTGTGTGAATATTACCATGCAAAATATGGTTTGGACGTGAGAAGTATACGTTATCCGGGTATTATTTCATGGAAAACAGAACCGGGAGGAGGAACTACAGATTATGCCGTGCATATCTTTTTTGAAGCGCTCAGAAATGGCACATACGACTGCTTTCTTTCAGAAAACACAGCGTTGCCAATGCTCTATATGGACGACGCAATAAGAGGAACGCTCGAATTGATGGAAGCTCCGGAAGAGCAGTTGACGATCCGGTCCAGCTACAATCTTGCAGGTATCAGCTTCACACCGAAGATGATTGCTGAAGAAATTAAAAAAATTCTTCCTAATTTTACCATCACTTATTCGGACAATGATCCCCGTCAGGCTATTGCAGACTCCTGGCCTGCAAGTATTGATGACTCATATGCCCAAAAAGATTGGGAGTGGAAACCGAAATTCGATTTAACCGAAATGACGGCGGACATGATCCAAAACCTTAAAAACAAATAA
- a CDS encoding lamin tail domain-containing protein — MSILIEKRQLLGYWLAGLLYLIHPPASSYSQSRLSPSDTSGALFLDKFQAGHLRQWQPTTDYIVESNMLHISPQSLSPAYLHSSTLPKPGMQYEIGFTSTMPLTSANYFRFYLSVNKPSVSLAHQGYHLQVDGTADQHVYKLYRQNGASRIIIFQSIPLPNEREHLSAQVMITRDQNGIWRIAVKEYEQKSFRTLLNTKGQPQVKDMVYKLQPDFGLAAYFTPMRHSILRFHYILFKAYASTDQLSVKRSAILNPNTVSLLFSAPLDTVLMSQHSNYSISPLKEIRDVTTQDSIVYLHLKDSLVKETFQININKGALFTGQQITLDTTIVLSYIPAYQAQQHDIIINEILFNPKPGGVDFVEIYNNSKEDINLQGWKIGKYTISDAVHSFPSGHYRLLTTNGTTVKQHYPAADLNNLIQLRTLPAYNNISGVVLLRKNDLIVDSLHYTENMHSPFITNKKGISLERQHYKEDTNTPGNFRSAATSAEGATPGYQNSRYSDKIFKKNNFFLSSRTFSPDGDSFEDLLLINYEIQVENAMISLSIVNDRGHMINRLIRNKSIGSSGQIIWDGRTENGSPAPPGIYLYIVELYDNQGFNRTFRGSFVLASPTSHY; from the coding sequence ATGAGCATATTAATAGAAAAAAGACAACTTTTAGGCTACTGGTTAGCAGGTCTGCTGTACCTTATCCATCCACCGGCATCCTCCTATTCGCAGAGCCGACTTTCTCCCTCTGACACATCGGGAGCACTATTTCTGGACAAATTTCAGGCTGGCCACCTCCGTCAATGGCAGCCTACCACAGATTATATCGTAGAAAGTAATATGTTGCATATCAGTCCGCAATCCTTATCTCCTGCATATCTTCATAGCAGTACATTACCCAAGCCCGGCATGCAATATGAAATCGGATTTACCAGTACAATGCCACTTACTTCAGCGAATTATTTCCGCTTCTATCTTTCCGTTAATAAACCTTCAGTTTCTCTTGCGCATCAAGGTTATCACCTTCAGGTGGACGGCACAGCAGATCAGCATGTCTATAAACTTTATCGTCAGAACGGGGCTTCAAGAATCATTATTTTCCAAAGCATTCCTCTTCCGAATGAAAGAGAACACTTATCTGCTCAGGTAATGATAACCCGGGATCAGAATGGTATTTGGCGTATTGCAGTGAAAGAGTATGAACAAAAATCATTTCGTACCCTCCTCAATACCAAAGGCCAGCCTCAGGTAAAAGACATGGTTTACAAGCTGCAGCCTGATTTTGGTCTCGCAGCTTATTTTACACCAATGCGTCATTCTATACTTCGCTTCCACTATATCCTGTTCAAAGCCTACGCATCAACCGATCAATTATCTGTTAAAAGATCAGCTATCCTTAATCCTAACACGGTATCACTTCTGTTCTCTGCTCCTCTGGATACCGTACTCATGTCCCAACACTCCAATTACTCCATTAGTCCTTTGAAAGAAATCAGGGATGTGACTACTCAGGATTCAATTGTATATCTCCATCTGAAAGATTCTCTGGTAAAGGAAACCTTCCAGATTAATATTAATAAAGGAGCTCTCTTCACCGGACAGCAGATAACGTTGGATACTACTATAGTACTGTCATACATTCCTGCCTATCAGGCACAGCAACACGATATAATCATTAATGAAATACTCTTTAATCCGAAACCCGGCGGGGTTGATTTTGTCGAGATCTATAACAACAGCAAGGAAGACATCAATCTTCAGGGTTGGAAGATTGGGAAATATACCATTTCAGACGCTGTTCATTCCTTCCCATCCGGACATTACAGGTTGCTAACCACAAATGGTACAACAGTAAAACAACATTATCCAGCTGCGGACCTGAATAATCTGATACAGCTACGTACACTACCGGCCTATAATAATATATCAGGAGTAGTCCTACTCCGGAAGAACGATCTGATTGTAGATAGTCTGCATTATACCGAAAATATGCACAGCCCGTTTATAACAAATAAAAAGGGAATTTCATTGGAACGGCAACACTATAAAGAAGATACAAATACTCCCGGAAATTTCCGATCTGCTGCAACATCAGCAGAAGGAGCAACTCCTGGATATCAAAACAGCAGGTACAGCGATAAAATTTTCAAAAAAAATAATTTTTTTTTGAGCTCCCGTACATTTTCTCCTGATGGAGATTCATTTGAAGATTTACTCCTCATCAACTATGAAATACAAGTCGAAAATGCCATGATCAGCCTTAGTATAGTAAACGACAGAGGCCATATGATCAATCGATTGATTCGGAATAAAAGTATAGGTTCATCGGGACAGATTATCTGGGATGGCCGGACAGAAAACGGGTCCCCGGCTCCGCCGGGAATTTACTTGTATATAGTTGAATTATATGACAATCAAGGCTTCAACAGGACATTCAGAGGGAGTTTTGTCCTGGCCTCACCCACATCCCACTATTGA
- a CDS encoding aspartate-semialdehyde dehydrogenase translates to MKVAVVGATGLVGSEMLTVLAERNFPVTTLIPVASEKSKGKEIEFKGKKYAVVTATEAIALKPDVALFSAGGSTSTEFAPLFAEAGITVIDNSSAWRMDPTKKLVVPEVNGDVLTAEDKIIANPNCSTIQMVVALKPLHDKYKIKRVVVSTYQSVTGTGVKAVQQLNDERAGIEGEKAYPYQIDLNVIPHIDVFQDNGYTKEEMKMIKETNKIMQDDSIKVTATTVRIPVMGGHSESLNIEFENEFDLKDIRSVLEAQSGVIVVDDPANLAYPMPKDAHGRDEVFVGRIRRDESQDKTLNMWVVADNLRKGAATNAVQIAELLNKRGLI, encoded by the coding sequence ATGAAAGTTGCAGTAGTTGGCGCAACAGGCCTTGTTGGGTCAGAGATGTTGACAGTTTTGGCAGAGCGTAATTTCCCGGTGACCACCTTGATTCCAGTTGCTTCAGAGAAGAGCAAGGGTAAGGAAATTGAGTTTAAGGGTAAGAAGTACGCGGTTGTAACCGCAACAGAAGCTATTGCACTGAAACCTGATGTTGCTCTTTTTTCAGCCGGAGGCAGTACTTCTACAGAATTTGCTCCTTTGTTTGCAGAGGCAGGCATTACTGTTATTGACAATTCATCGGCATGGCGCATGGATCCGACAAAGAAACTTGTGGTTCCGGAAGTAAACGGAGATGTATTGACTGCAGAGGATAAAATTATCGCAAATCCTAACTGTTCTACTATCCAGATGGTAGTGGCCTTGAAGCCGTTACATGACAAGTACAAAATCAAACGTGTCGTGGTATCCACTTATCAGTCTGTAACGGGCACGGGAGTTAAGGCGGTTCAGCAGCTTAACGATGAGCGTGCGGGTATAGAAGGAGAAAAAGCATATCCTTATCAAATCGACTTAAATGTAATTCCTCATATTGATGTATTCCAGGACAATGGATATACAAAAGAGGAGATGAAGATGATCAAGGAGACAAATAAGATCATGCAGGATGATTCTATCAAAGTGACAGCGACTACGGTTCGTATACCGGTAATGGGCGGACACTCTGAATCTCTTAACATCGAATTCGAAAATGAGTTTGATCTAAAAGATATCAGATCTGTACTGGAAGCACAAAGTGGTGTAATCGTAGTGGATGACCCTGCTAATCTGGCATATCCTATGCCAAAGGATGCACATGGCCGCGATGAAGTCTTCGTAGGCCGTATACGTCGCGATGAATCACAGGACAAGACATTGAATATGTGGGTTGTGGCAGATAACCTTAGAAAAGGAGCTGCAACGAATGCTGTTCAGATTGCAGAGTTATTAAACAAAAGAGGACTGATTTAA
- a CDS encoding Kelch repeat-containing protein: MNKKNWLILFLACTIALTSFNSCKKSNDTDTSTDTGPTEWFKTSAFDGDPRSAAAYFSIGDNGFITTGILRTNERVKDTWLFDSKKGSWSKKADFIGDARNAAVGFAINGVGFVGTGYNGTDALNDFYKYDSATDKWTAIAPLPGEARYGAVAFSLGGFGYVGLGSTKAEKTLKDFYKYDPATNTWTSVGTIFANKRVNAFSFVIGNTAYVGGGFDNNSFPEDFYKFDGTTWTRLNDIKNDDIDVTRQSASAFTVGQTAFVVGGKKSSILNSTWRYNPSSDSWESKHQAFQGSAREGAAAFSVNGKGYITTGANGTFKFDDTWEFIPVR; the protein is encoded by the coding sequence ATGAACAAGAAAAATTGGCTAATCCTATTTTTAGCCTGTACTATCGCTTTAACATCTTTTAATTCTTGTAAAAAAAGCAATGATACAGATACCAGCACAGATACAGGCCCAACTGAATGGTTTAAAACTTCGGCTTTTGACGGAGATCCACGCAGTGCAGCAGCCTATTTCTCTATCGGAGATAACGGGTTCATTACAACGGGTATTCTGAGAACAAATGAGAGAGTAAAAGATACCTGGTTATTCGATTCCAAAAAAGGTTCATGGTCCAAAAAAGCGGACTTTATCGGAGACGCTCGTAACGCAGCTGTAGGTTTCGCTATCAACGGAGTTGGTTTCGTAGGTACAGGTTACAATGGAACAGATGCGTTGAATGACTTTTACAAATACGATTCAGCGACAGACAAATGGACTGCAATTGCACCTTTGCCAGGTGAAGCCAGATACGGAGCTGTAGCTTTCTCATTAGGAGGTTTCGGATATGTAGGTTTAGGTTCTACTAAAGCTGAAAAAACACTTAAAGATTTCTACAAATACGATCCTGCAACTAATACATGGACATCAGTAGGTACTATCTTCGCTAACAAAAGAGTGAATGCATTTTCTTTCGTGATCGGCAACACAGCTTATGTAGGTGGTGGTTTTGACAACAACTCTTTCCCTGAAGATTTCTACAAATTTGACGGCACAACATGGACTCGTCTGAATGACATCAAAAATGATGATATCGATGTAACACGTCAGAGCGCATCTGCTTTTACTGTAGGTCAGACAGCATTCGTTGTAGGCGGTAAAAAATCTTCTATCCTGAACAGCACATGGAGATACAACCCTTCAAGTGATTCATGGGAAAGCAAACATCAGGCATTCCAGGGATCTGCACGTGAAGGCGCAGCAGCGTTCTCAGTAAACGGAAAAGGATATATCACAACAGGTGCTAACGGTACATTCAAATTTGATGATACCTGGGAATTCATTCCTGTGAGATAA
- a CDS encoding DUF4270 family protein — MSRFFKRRNIRYILPILFIAVVSSCNKDISISLDGSDNNLGLSVTDSFTVNVSTFQMDNLPTAATGTILVGKANSAKTGSISSSSYFRLGLGNVSATIPDGAIFDSLTLVIKPNQARYYYGDTTVNQKISVHEVTENIILRDITTGIDNNLTPAFVTGPTLFGKQKFNYNSTPLGELTFSPRIKSLDTLSVRLDQNLGNTLFNLFKNNDIKVSSNANFQEFFKGMVIVPAAGNTAVLGFNDTLAVKVNYSYIGSDGFKTRAAKTFTIDSKSYQHNNITFDRTGTPYASLNYTNKELKSSETNQEVFVQGGTGVVANIKIPSLREFILDEKISINKAELIIETPNSNTGMYPVPPSVMLMVANINGIPVTAVNFPFTTTIQQVNFSKGNDTGANGKYVFDLIAYLKNINTVNYYDTSLFLTVASPSLFSTANTLEIAKENNKPKVKLNIVYTKF, encoded by the coding sequence ATGAGTCGATTTTTTAAAAGAAGAAATATAAGATATATTTTACCAATTTTATTCATTGCTGTCGTAAGTTCTTGTAATAAGGACATCAGTATTTCACTTGATGGCTCCGATAACAATCTTGGTCTTAGTGTTACCGATTCATTTACTGTAAATGTATCCACCTTTCAGATGGACAATCTTCCTACTGCAGCAACAGGTACTATTCTGGTAGGTAAGGCCAATAGTGCAAAGACAGGAAGTATTTCATCCAGCAGCTATTTTCGCTTAGGTTTAGGAAATGTTTCTGCTACCATACCTGACGGGGCAATATTTGATTCCCTGACACTGGTTATCAAACCCAATCAGGCGAGATACTATTACGGAGATACTACTGTAAACCAAAAGATAAGTGTACATGAAGTCACAGAAAATATCATATTAAGAGACATTACTACAGGTATTGATAATAATCTGACTCCGGCTTTTGTCACAGGACCTACTCTTTTCGGTAAGCAGAAGTTTAACTATAACAGCACTCCTCTGGGGGAATTAACATTCAGCCCACGTATTAAATCCTTAGATACTTTATCTGTACGTTTGGACCAGAATCTTGGAAATACATTATTTAATCTTTTCAAGAATAATGATATCAAAGTATCTTCCAATGCTAACTTTCAGGAGTTTTTCAAAGGTATGGTCATTGTCCCTGCAGCAGGCAATACGGCTGTACTCGGATTTAATGATACGCTGGCAGTTAAAGTAAACTATTCGTATATCGGATCAGACGGATTCAAAACCCGCGCGGCTAAAACATTTACAATAGACAGTAAATCTTACCAGCACAATAACATCACTTTTGACCGTACAGGTACTCCATACGCATCCCTGAATTACACAAATAAAGAGCTGAAAAGCTCGGAAACCAATCAGGAAGTATTTGTTCAGGGTGGTACAGGTGTTGTAGCGAATATTAAGATTCCTTCGTTAAGAGAATTTATACTGGATGAGAAGATTTCTATAAATAAAGCCGAGTTGATTATCGAAACTCCAAATTCAAATACCGGAATGTACCCTGTACCTCCGTCTGTCATGTTGATGGTAGCGAATATTAACGGAATACCTGTTACAGCAGTCAATTTTCCTTTTACAACTACGATACAACAGGTAAATTTTAGCAAAGGAAATGATACCGGTGCAAATGGTAAATATGTATTTGATCTGATTGCATACCTTAAAAATATTAATACTGTAAATTATTATGATACTTCGTTATTTTTAACTGTTGCTTCTCCAAGCCTGTTCTCCACAGCGAATACGCTTGAAATCGCAAAAGAAAATAACAAGCCAAAAGTTAAATTAAACATCGTATATACTAAATTTTAA
- a CDS encoding sensor histidine kinase: protein MVKRYKLVITVMILTGLGVILVLSGWLYGSYQNRRDLFLSSAERSMFNVIQDVYQSKINVDDSLRSAQARGRKSFVGYLQEKFPKIDFDSLRKNFEESSRKSSYMQGFRDNAPRRGEERNDEGPSQIIPPYLFKDFDFDKEVMDTVCHRLKTTLTDKGIHTDFRVELLQLSREEVSTFRANTKAQKLMWTRPTLVNPERGQFVVVKFENTWRYLLFGIGWQLLVSIVLVASLVGSFLYLMLTIFRQNKMAQLRKNFVNNMTHELKTPVSTVMAAVEAIQTYGVKDDKAKMELYLQVSRNELQHLSDMIEKVLQMDIDEVKGVNLQYTTFDIADLLERCIMIAKLNFKKKIEIVFDCEKRPVMLFADEAHLKNVCSNLLDNAIKYSGEKVLITVTLRELPQSVEVSVKDNGKGIASEYQKDVFDAFFRVPEGNLHEVKGFGLGLSYVKQMITQHGGTVSLVSELNKGSIFTISIPKA, encoded by the coding sequence ATGGTGAAAAGGTATAAATTGGTAATAACAGTCATGATCCTGACGGGTTTGGGCGTTATTCTGGTGTTGTCTGGATGGCTTTACGGGAGCTATCAGAACCGCCGGGATCTGTTTCTTTCCTCGGCAGAAAGATCAATGTTTAATGTTATACAGGATGTATATCAGAGCAAGATCAATGTAGATGATTCTCTTCGCTCAGCTCAGGCAAGAGGCAGAAAGTCATTTGTCGGCTATCTGCAGGAGAAATTTCCAAAAATAGATTTTGATTCTTTACGAAAGAATTTTGAGGAAAGCTCAAGGAAATCTTCATATATGCAAGGTTTCAGGGATAACGCGCCCCGACGGGGAGAAGAGCGTAATGACGAGGGACCTTCACAGATTATCCCACCTTATCTGTTCAAGGACTTTGATTTTGATAAGGAAGTAATGGACACCGTCTGTCACAGACTGAAGACCACATTAACAGATAAAGGTATCCATACAGATTTCAGAGTAGAGTTGCTGCAGCTTAGCAGGGAAGAAGTGTCGACTTTCCGTGCAAATACGAAAGCCCAAAAGCTGATGTGGACCAGACCTACATTAGTCAATCCGGAACGGGGACAGTTTGTGGTGGTCAAATTTGAAAATACCTGGCGTTATCTTCTTTTTGGTATAGGATGGCAATTGCTGGTTTCTATTGTTCTGGTGGCTTCTCTGGTAGGATCTTTTCTTTATCTGATGCTGACGATATTCCGGCAGAATAAAATGGCACAGCTGCGGAAGAATTTTGTGAACAATATGACGCATGAGCTCAAGACGCCGGTATCCACTGTGATGGCTGCCGTAGAAGCGATTCAGACCTATGGTGTCAAAGATGATAAGGCTAAAATGGAGTTGTATCTTCAGGTTTCCAGAAATGAGCTTCAGCATCTTTCGGATATGATTGAAAAAGTTCTGCAAATGGATATTGACGAAGTAAAAGGGGTCAATTTACAATATACAACATTTGATATTGCAGATCTGCTGGAGCGTTGTATTATGATTGCAAAGCTTAATTTTAAAAAGAAGATTGAGATTGTCTTTGATTGCGAAAAGAGGCCGGTAATGCTGTTTGCGGATGAAGCGCATCTCAAGAATGTATGCAGTAACCTGCTGGATAATGCGATCAAGTATTCCGGGGAGAAGGTATTGATAACGGTCACTCTCAGAGAATTGCCTCAGTCGGTAGAAGTCAGTGTGAAAGACAATGGAAAAGGTATTGCCTCAGAATATCAAAAGGATGTATTTGATGCTTTTTTCAGGGTTCCGGAAGGGAATCTTCATGAAGTAAAGGGCTTTGGTCTGGGATTATCGTATGTAAAACAAATGATTACACAACATGGAGGGACTGTTTCTCTCGTCAGTGAATTAAATAAAGGTAGTATATTTACGATCAGTATTCCTAAAGCGTAG
- a CDS encoding response regulator transcription factor, whose protein sequence is MISILYVEDEAGLAMILSDTLASHGFAVTHCDNGGEAFSTFQEQKYDLLLIDVMMPVMDGFELAKKVRGMDTDVPIIFLTARTQTEDVVAGFHLGANDYIKKPFKIEELIVRIEALFKYYNRAQSVPKLQIGNYVLDHVKHLLTFEDMEEKLSFRESELLRRLFENKDKVVPREEIIKAYWSQDKYFTGRSLDVFISRMRKYLIKDERIKIINIRGIGYMLTIDE, encoded by the coding sequence ATGATCAGTATTTTGTATGTAGAGGATGAGGCGGGGCTGGCCATGATTCTGTCAGATACTCTGGCGTCTCATGGGTTTGCGGTGACACATTGCGATAATGGCGGAGAAGCATTTTCCACTTTTCAGGAGCAAAAATATGATCTTTTGCTGATCGATGTGATGATGCCTGTGATGGATGGTTTTGAGTTGGCAAAGAAGGTAAGAGGAATGGATACGGATGTACCTATTATATTTCTGACAGCACGGACTCAGACGGAAGATGTCGTTGCGGGGTTTCATCTGGGAGCCAATGACTATATCAAAAAGCCATTTAAGATAGAAGAGCTCATTGTCAGGATAGAAGCTTTGTTTAAATACTATAACCGGGCACAATCTGTTCCTAAATTGCAAATAGGAAATTATGTCCTGGATCATGTGAAGCATCTGCTGACATTTGAGGACATGGAAGAGAAGCTATCCTTTCGGGAAAGTGAATTGTTACGCAGATTATTTGAAAATAAGGACAAAGTAGTTCCCAGAGAAGAGATTATTAAAGCTTATTGGAGTCAGGACAAATACTTTACGGGAAGAAGTCTGGATGTGTTTATCAGTAGAATGCGAAAGTACCTTATTAAGGATGAACGGATCAAGATTATTAATATCAGAGGGATAGGTTATATGTTAACCATAGATGAATAA
- the pncA gene encoding bifunctional nicotinamidase/pyrazinamidase has product MKALIIVDVQNDFLPGGSLAVEHGDEIIPLINGLQSDYGLIVATQDWHPVHHKSFAAEHPGKSLFEVIELNGLEQRLWPTHCVQGSSGAAFHEQLDMDRVEAVFRKGMDAEIDSYSGFFDNGRRKNTGLAGYLRDRTIEEVHICGLAADYCVYFTAKDALSLGFKTAILTDATKAIDPAQFEKLARSFEEDGGRLI; this is encoded by the coding sequence ATGAAAGCATTAATTATAGTGGATGTGCAGAATGACTTTCTGCCGGGAGGATCGCTGGCTGTAGAACACGGGGATGAGATTATTCCTTTGATTAACGGGCTTCAGTCAGATTATGGACTTATTGTAGCAACGCAGGACTGGCACCCTGTTCATCACAAAAGCTTTGCTGCGGAACATCCTGGTAAAAGCCTCTTTGAGGTGATTGAACTTAATGGTCTGGAGCAGCGACTGTGGCCTACGCACTGTGTGCAGGGAAGTAGTGGTGCTGCATTTCATGAACAACTGGATATGGATCGGGTAGAAGCTGTCTTCCGAAAAGGAATGGATGCGGAAATTGATAGTTACAGTGGTTTTTTTGATAACGGACGCCGGAAAAATACAGGTCTTGCCGGATATCTGCGTGACAGAACTATTGAAGAAGTTCATATATGCGGTCTGGCTGCAGATTATTGTGTGTACTTTACGGCTAAAGATGCTTTGTCTCTTGGCTTTAAGACTGCAATCCTTACCGATGCTACAAAAGCAATAGATCCGGCTCAGTTTGAAAAACTTGCCAGATCATTTGAAGAAGATGGCGGAAGGTTGATTTAG